The following proteins come from a genomic window of Amaranthus tricolor cultivar Red isolate AtriRed21 chromosome 14, ASM2621246v1, whole genome shotgun sequence:
- the LOC130800343 gene encoding hydroxyproline O-galactosyltransferase GALT6-like: MKRGGGKLETYMGLTRARLVQILALIGLLYMMFMTFEVPFVFKSVSRDTSSVSFQNDAFVRLQQLDSEEELQEKVAPIRPLKESLMISSVSPKPQRQMREYKTLSGLIFDWRALISTEKDGFSGLHKSAITAFQLGDKLWEDLKSGKVKLDVEKAAENRNESSCPNSVSLSGAQFMEKGKVMVLPCGLTLGSHITLVGKPRAAHVEYDPKISILRNGDQSVMVSQFMLELIGLKTVDGEDPPRILHYNPRLKGDWSGKPVIEQNTCYRQQWGTSVRCEGWKSKPDEETVDGLIKCEKWIRDDDSNTEDSRATWWLSRLLSRPKKVTVDWPFPFAEEKLFVMTLSAGLEGYHVNVDGRHFTSFPYRTGFSLEDATGLTLKGDIDVHSLFAASLPSSHPSFAPQRHLEMSSRWQAAPLPNGPVELFIGILSAGNHFAERMAVRKSWMQHRLIKSSKVVARFFVALHARKEVNVELKKEAEFFGDIVIVPYMDSYDLVVVKTVAICEYGVRTVYAKRIMKCDDDTFVRVDAVIKEANKIPEGSSLYVGNINYYHKPLRSGKWAVTYEEWPEEDYPPYANGPGYILSTDVAQFIVSEFEKHKLRLFKMEDVSVGMWVERFNSSKPVEYIHSLKFCQFGCIDDYYTAHYQSPKQMICLWNKLQQHGRPVCCNMR, translated from the exons atgaagAGAGGAGGGGGCAAATTAGAGACTTACATGGGTCTAACACGAGCTAGATTGGTTCAAATTCTTGCTTTAATTGGGTTACTGTACATGATGTTCATGACTTTTGAGGTACCTTTTGTATTTAAGAGTGTTTCACGGGATACTTCAAGCGTTTCTTTTCAAAACGATGCGTTTGTGAGACTACAACAGTTAGATAGTGAAGAAGAATTACAAGAGAAAGTTGCTCCGATCCGACCGTTGAAAGAGTCGTTAATGATTTCATCAGTTTCTCCGAAACCCCAACGTCAAATGAGGGAATATAAAACCCTTTCTGGGTTGATTTTTGATTGGAGAGCTTTGATTAGTACTGAAAAAGATGGGTTTTCAGGTTTACACAAATCTGCAATAACTGCATTTCAATTAGGTGATAAACTTTGGGAAGATCTGAAGTCAGGGAAGGTGAAACTTGATGTCGAAAAGGCGGCAGAAAATCGGAATGAATCATCTTGCCCGAACTCGGTTTCGTTATCTGGTGCTCAATTTATGGAGAAGGGGAAGGTAATGGTGTTGCCCTGTGGATTGACATTGGGGTCCCACATTACTTTGGTTGGTAAACCAAGAGCTGCTCATGTTGAATATGAtcctaaaatatcaattttgagAAATGGGGATCAAAGTGTGATGGTCTCTCAGTTTATGTTAGAGTTAATTGGATTAAAAACTGTTGATGGTGAAGACCCACCAAGGATTTTGCATTATAATCCAAGATTGAAAGGGGATTGGAGTGGAAAACCTGTAATTGAGCAGAATACTTGCTATAGACAACAATGGGGGACCTCCGTTCGTTGTGAAGGATGGAAGTCTAAGCCTGATGAAGAGACTG TTGATGGGTTGATTAAGTGTGAGAAATGGATCCGTGATGATGATAGTAATACCGAAGATTCCAGGGCAACGTGGTGGTTGAGTCGGTTGTTAAGCAGGCCAAAGAAGGTGACCGTGGACTGGCCATTTCCGTTTGCTGAGGAAAAGTTGTTTGTTATGACCCTCAGTGCTGGTTTGGAAGGTTACCATGTCAATGTGGATGGGAGGCATTTCACATCCTTTCCTTATCGAACA GGCTTTTCACTTGAAGATGCTACTGGGCTCACATTAAAGGGAGACATAGACGTTCATTCTCTATTTGCTGCTTCTTTGCCGTCATCTCATCCTAGTTTTGCTCCTCAAAGGCACCTCGAGATGTCTAGTAGATGGCAAGCTGCACCTCTTCCAAATGGTCCTGTGGAGCTCTTTATAGGCATTCTTTCTGCCGGCAATCATTTTGCCGAGAGAATGGCTGTGAGGAAGTCATGGATGCAGCATAGACTAATAAAGTCTTCAAAAGTTGTGGCGCGCTTTTTTGTAGCATTG caTGCTAGAAAGGAAGTGAATGTGGAATTGAAAAAAGAAGCGGAGTTTTTTGGCGATATTGTTATAGTCCCTTACATGGACAGCTATGACCTAGTCGTGGTTAAAACCGTCGCGATTTGTGAATATGGG GTTCGCACTGTGTATGCAAAGCGCATCATGAAGTGTGATGATGATACCTTTGTTCGGGTTGATGCTGTTATTAAGGAAGCAAACAAGATTCCTGAGGGTAGCAGCTTGTATGTGGGTAACATTAACTACTATCACAAACCTTTGCGTAGTGGTAAATGGGCCGTCACATATGAG GAGTGGCCGGAGGAAGATTATCCACCGTATGCAAATGGGCCAGGTTACATATTGTCAACCGATGTCGCACAATTTATTGTTTCCGAGTTTGAGAAGCATAAACTAAGG TTATTCAAGATGGAAGATGTGAGCGTAGGAATGTGGGTTGAGCGCTTTAACAGCTCGAAACCAGTGGAATACATTCACAGCCTCAAGTTCTGCCAGTTTGGATGTATAGACGACTATTACACTGCTCATTATCAATCTCCGAAACAAATGATCTGTTTATGGAACAAGTTGCAACAACACGGCCGCCCTGTTTGCTGTAACATGAGATAA